From Candidatus Pedobacter colombiensis, one genomic window encodes:
- the dinB gene encoding DNA polymerase IV has protein sequence MREGKQIIHMDQDAFFVSVEVRKNSKLEGKPIIIGGVSDRGVVTSCSYEARKFGVHAAMPSRMAKLLCPHAVFIKGNMDAYSEASHEITAIIKERVPLFEKASIDEHYIDMTGMDRFYGCMKYAHELRETIIKELKLPISFGLSVNKTVSKMATNECKPNGERDVAAPYVQPFLNPLSIKKIPGLGEKTFLKLSDMGVKRIFTLAQIHPNHMYALLGKSGLQLLQKAKGIDNSPVIPYTEQKSIGTQCTFKADTIDVGTINNLLISMVMDIAFQLREKNKLAACITVTIRYSNFEDVTKQAVIPYTSLDSTLIEKAKDLFRQVYTKRMLLRLVGVRLSNLVNGFEQIDLYSESTAQYSLVQAMDRIRKRYGEKAITRASVMNLDL, from the coding sequence ATGAGGGAAGGGAAGCAAATCATCCACATGGATCAGGATGCTTTTTTTGTATCTGTTGAGGTGCGAAAAAATAGTAAGCTAGAGGGGAAACCTATAATTATTGGTGGTGTATCAGATCGTGGAGTAGTGACTTCGTGTAGCTATGAAGCCAGGAAGTTTGGGGTACATGCGGCTATGCCATCGCGCATGGCGAAATTGTTATGTCCACACGCGGTATTTATTAAGGGCAATATGGATGCTTATTCAGAGGCCTCTCATGAGATTACTGCCATTATCAAAGAAAGGGTACCGCTTTTCGAAAAAGCAAGTATTGACGAGCATTATATAGACATGACAGGAATGGATCGGTTTTATGGTTGTATGAAATATGCACATGAACTGCGTGAAACAATCATAAAGGAATTAAAGCTGCCCATTTCTTTTGGCTTATCGGTAAATAAAACGGTCTCCAAAATGGCTACTAATGAGTGTAAACCAAATGGTGAGCGGGATGTGGCAGCCCCATATGTACAACCTTTCTTAAATCCGCTTTCTATTAAAAAAATCCCGGGACTTGGAGAAAAAACCTTTCTTAAGCTTAGTGATATGGGAGTCAAAAGGATTTTTACGCTGGCGCAGATTCACCCCAATCATATGTATGCCTTGCTGGGAAAAAGCGGTTTGCAGCTGTTGCAAAAAGCAAAAGGGATTGATAACAGTCCGGTAATTCCTTATACTGAGCAAAAATCTATAGGTACACAATGTACCTTTAAAGCGGATACGATTGATGTGGGCACCATCAATAATTTACTGATCTCGATGGTGATGGATATTGCTTTTCAACTCAGAGAAAAAAATAAACTTGCTGCCTGTATAACCGTAACCATCAGGTACTCCAATTTTGAAGATGTAACTAAACAGGCGGTTATTCCCTATACCTCGCTGGATAGTACACTGATTGAAAAAGCAAAGGACTTATTCAGACAAGTGTACACAAAACGAATGTTATTAAGATTAGTTGGCGTACGGCTTTCTAATCTGGTAAACGGCTTTGAGCAGATTGATCTGTATAGCGAATCTACTGCGCAATACAGCCTGGTACAAGCTATGGATAGGATCCGTAAGCGCTATGGCGAGAAGGCGATTACAAGAGCTTCGGTTATGAACTTAGATCTTTAA